One Streptomyces formicae genomic window, AGTCGGCGTTCACGCGGCGCCGGTGACGGCCGACGACCAGCAGGTCGGCGGTCTGCGAGGCCACGACGAGACGGCCCGCGGCGTCGGCCGCGGTGACCACCTTCTCGACGGCCACATCGGGGTAGCGCTCGATGAAGGCGCCGAGCCGTTCGTCCTGCGCCTCCGACAACGCCTTCTCCTCGCGCGGGCTCTCGGGCGTCCCCGCCGCGTCCAGGTATCCGCCCATGAGCGCCAAGGTCGAGAACGGCACCGGGTACGTGGTGATCACCTGGAGCCCGGCGCCCCTGCGCCCGGCCTCCTCGAACGCGAACTCCACCGTGGCATCGCTCGTCTCCTCCGGCGCGAGGCCGAGCGCGACCCTGCCGAACGTGCCCGCCGCCTCGACCGACTCGGTCCTCGCGGCATGCGGGACGACGACCACGGGACAGGCGGCGCGCGCGGCGCACGCGCGGCTGACGGAGCCGAGCAGCAGACTCGCGAAGCCGCCGCGCCCCCGCGAACCGAGCACCAGGAGCTGTGCCTCGTCGGCGAGTTCGATCAGCGCCGGGGCGGGGCTCCCGTCGACCGCGGAGTAGCGGACGGGCGGCAGGTCCGCTCGGCCCTCGATCGCCTCCCGCACCGAGGCGAGGACGGGGACCTCGTCCACGGGTGGCATGGCGGGCAGCGCGCCCGGCAGGGGAAGGGCCTTCACGTAGTCGGCCCTGATGTGCACGACGAGCAGTTCCGCACTGCGGCGCCGCGCGGCGTCCAGCGCCCACTCGAGGGCCTTGAGGCTGTGGTCTGATCCGTCGACGGCGGTGATGACCGGAAGACTGTTCATGATCTCCATCCTGCGCCCGGCGAAGGCCGTACGGCAGGGACGAAGGGCCCGAACGGATGCGCATCGCCGCCCGCTCCACCGGCACGCGGCGCACCTCGGTCGGCGGGCCCGCCCCCTCGCCCCGCGTCCTCCGCGGCGGGCGACGTGACCCTGACCTGCGGCAACTCGAAATCACTTCGTAGAATCTTGGACGAGTACGCGGACGTCCTGACCCTGGAAGGCCGCCGGCACCCGACCTCTCCCGCCGACCGCGAGGAGGCCGCGCCGACTCCTGCCCTGCCGTCCCCGCCGTCCGGTCCCCCGGCCGCCCAGTCCCGGAACTCCCCTGTCTTGAGCACCGACGTCCTGAACACCGACGAGACCGTCGAGGTCTCGCCCGCGCCCGTCCGCCCCCGCATCCGCACCCGTCTCGCGGGCCGCGCGCCCGCCC contains:
- a CDS encoding universal stress protein is translated as MNSLPVITAVDGSDHSLKALEWALDAARRRSAELLVVHIRADYVKALPLPGALPAMPPVDEVPVLASVREAIEGRADLPPVRYSAVDGSPAPALIELADEAQLLVLGSRGRGGFASLLLGSVSRACAARAACPVVVVPHAARTESVEAAGTFGRVALGLAPEETSDATVEFAFEEAGRRGAGLQVITTYPVPFSTLALMGGYLDAAGTPESPREEKALSEAQDERLGAFIERYPDVAVEKVVTAADAAGRLVVASQTADLLVVGRHRRRVNADSFLVGSAANAVLLHAQCPVAVVPA